One segment of Geitlerinema sp. PCC 9228 DNA contains the following:
- the cobW gene encoding cobalamin biosynthesis protein CobW codes for MHKLPVTVITGFLGSGKTTTIRHLLQNSEGRRVAVLVNEFGEVGIDGEVLRSCQVCDEEETKETSNGNGNGNILELANGCLCCTVQEEFLPTMQELLKRRDSLDAIVIETSGLALPKPLVQAFRWPEIRTGATVDGVVTVVDCQAIAHDQLVGDLDALEAQRQADDSLDHETPIEELFEDQLNCADMVLLTKVDLVDKTTRNRVENWLQQQLPSHVKIVPCESGQVATDVLLGFNAAVEEHLDSRPSHHDTEEEHEHDEDINAVHLTFDRAFDPKDLVQRLQNLVQNWEIYRVKGFVSVPNKKMRLVMQGVGKRFTHFYDRPWQPDEPRQTQLVFIGESLDADQIRTAVIQ; via the coding sequence ATGCACAAACTGCCAGTTACTGTCATTACCGGATTTCTCGGTTCCGGCAAAACCACCACCATTCGCCACCTCTTGCAAAACAGCGAAGGTCGTCGCGTCGCCGTCTTGGTCAATGAATTTGGCGAAGTTGGCATCGACGGCGAAGTATTGCGTTCCTGCCAAGTTTGCGATGAAGAAGAAACTAAAGAAACCAGCAATGGCAACGGCAATGGCAACATTTTGGAATTGGCAAATGGTTGTCTGTGTTGTACGGTTCAGGAAGAATTTTTGCCAACCATGCAAGAATTGCTGAAACGCCGGGATAGCCTCGATGCCATTGTCATCGAAACCTCGGGATTGGCGCTTCCCAAACCTTTGGTCCAAGCTTTTCGCTGGCCGGAAATTCGTACGGGTGCTACTGTAGATGGTGTGGTGACTGTGGTCGATTGCCAAGCGATCGCGCACGACCAACTGGTAGGCGATTTAGATGCCTTAGAGGCGCAACGTCAAGCAGATGACAGTTTGGACCACGAAACGCCGATTGAAGAACTGTTTGAAGACCAGCTAAACTGCGCCGATATGGTCTTACTGACCAAAGTGGATTTGGTGGATAAAACCACCCGCAACCGCGTGGAAAATTGGTTGCAGCAGCAACTTCCCTCTCACGTCAAAATCGTTCCTTGCGAAAGCGGACAAGTGGCAACCGACGTTTTGCTAGGCTTTAACGCCGCTGTTGAAGAGCATTTAGATTCTCGTCCCAGCCATCACGATACGGAAGAAGAACACGAACACGACGAAGATATCAACGCCGTCCACCTGACATTCGACCGCGCCTTCGACCCCAAAGATTTGGTCCAACGCTTGCAAAATTTAGTCCAAAATTGGGAAATTTATCGCGTGAAAGGCTTTGTGTCCGTCCCCAACAAGAAAATGCGCTTGGTTATGCAAGGGGTAGGCAAACGATTTACCCATTTCTACGACCGTCCTTGGCAACCCGACGAACCCCGTCAAACGCAATTGGTTTTCATTGGCGAAAGCTTGGATGCGGACCAAATTCGTACGGCTGTGATCCAATAA
- a CDS encoding cobyrinate a,c-diamide synthase, translating into MTQAIAIAGTHSGVGKTSISIGLMRALSRRGLTVQSFKVGPDFIDPSHHWQATGRMGHNLDGWMLSAQTNLSLFQKYTANSDIAVVEGVMGLYDGFGPTTEAGSTAEMAKWLGIPVVLVVDARSMVRSAAAMVQGYANFDPEVNLVGVICNCVGSVGHGSLLREALERLPHVAFLGAIPRSDSVAIPERHLGLWMATEDDLGDMYIDALADLLEEHLDLDQLLSLSAMTSMPPPSPDDWMSSKLSHSQVRIGVARDNAFCFYYQENLELLENYGAELIEFSPLTDPLPKNLQGLYIGGGYPELYAEQLAANRSLVKSVRDFCYAGYPVYGECGGLMYLSQGIESLQGDRYSLVGIFPFWTRMSRKVKLGYAQVHTDSNNSQFGFPLDNCTIRGHRFHYSEILDGGGEVSTCYQVSGRGKSSVREGYKMKNTLASYVHLHFANNPEFAHSFVESCRQVANQQ; encoded by the coding sequence ATGACCCAAGCTATTGCAATTGCTGGAACCCACAGCGGTGTTGGCAAAACCTCTATTTCTATCGGTTTGATGCGCGCTTTATCCCGACGGGGATTGACCGTACAATCATTTAAAGTTGGACCCGATTTTATCGACCCCAGCCACCACTGGCAAGCCACTGGCAGAATGGGTCACAATCTCGACGGTTGGATGCTATCGGCGCAAACCAATCTTTCCCTGTTTCAAAAATATACCGCCAACAGCGATATTGCTGTGGTCGAAGGCGTAATGGGATTGTACGACGGTTTTGGACCCACCACCGAAGCTGGCAGTACCGCAGAAATGGCAAAATGGCTGGGAATTCCAGTGGTTTTGGTGGTGGATGCGCGTTCGATGGTTCGCAGTGCGGCAGCCATGGTACAAGGATACGCCAATTTCGATCCAGAAGTAAACCTGGTTGGGGTGATTTGCAATTGTGTGGGAAGTGTGGGTCACGGTTCGCTTTTGCGAGAAGCGTTGGAACGTCTTCCCCATGTGGCTTTTCTCGGCGCAATTCCCCGTAGCGATTCGGTGGCGATTCCGGAACGCCATTTAGGTTTGTGGATGGCAACTGAAGACGATTTGGGAGATATGTATATTGATGCTTTGGCGGATTTGCTGGAGGAACATCTCGATCTAGACCAGCTTTTATCGCTTTCGGCAATGACTTCTATGCCACCGCCATCGCCAGACGATTGGATGTCTTCCAAGCTATCTCATTCGCAGGTACGCATTGGCGTTGCTAGGGATAATGCTTTTTGTTTTTACTATCAAGAAAATTTAGAATTGTTGGAAAATTATGGTGCCGAGTTAATAGAATTTTCGCCACTAACAGATCCTTTGCCAAAAAATCTTCAGGGATTGTATATTGGTGGCGGTTATCCAGAATTATATGCCGAACAATTAGCAGCCAATCGATCGCTCGTCAAAAGTGTCCGGGATTTTTGTTATGCTGGCTATCCTGTATATGGAGAATGTGGGGGGTTAATGTATCTTTCCCAAGGCATTGAATCCCTACAAGGCGATCGCTATTCTTTGGTGGGGATATTTCCATTTTGGACGCGCATGAGTCGCAAAGTTAAATTAGGATACGCACAGGTTCATACTGACAGTAACAATAGCCAATTTGGATTTCCCCTAGATAATTGTACGATTCGCGGCCATCGCTTTCACTATTCCGAAATTCTCGATGGTGGTGGGGAAGTTTCAACTTGCTATCAAGTTTCTGGACGCGGAAAATCATCGGTACGTGAAGGATATAAAATGAAAAATACCTTGGCAAGCTACGTGCATTTACATTTTGCCAACAATCCCGAGTTTGCGCATTCTTTTGTGGAGAGTTGTCGCCAGGTTGCCAATCAACAATAA